The following proteins come from a genomic window of Vanessa tameamea isolate UH-Manoa-2023 chromosome 6, ilVanTame1 primary haplotype, whole genome shotgun sequence:
- the LOC113393389 gene encoding PDZ and LIM domain protein Zasp isoform X3, with protein MAQLITVRLNKSDQQPLGFRLQGGKDFGTPLVVQKVNGGSAAERAGLQAGDALIRVNNTDVYALRHQEAQDAIRAAGQALELTVQRGGGTWRPSVTATGSLPRPGTRPLGASPVPVTNTSLKATPQPTRAFGSGHNSVAKPFGYMNGNDSVKSIVNKQYNTPVNMYSDKTIAETLSAQTEVLAGGVLGVNFKKNEKTYDAEKSAVFKVLQEEQNDPEPVAEASPAVRHVAAPAAPAPGGPAGPAGPTGPTGGLPVGQNICEECERLITGVFVRIKDKNMHVECFKCSTCGSSLKNQGYYNINGKLYCDIHAKLVARQNPPAANLEPVTVPPGGRVPSNAYSTPLPPLATSTYTNGSSSMFSPSSTLSGPKPFGSSVGSAYSPASLSPRSAPLSPARPAGPPAGPPAGAPGAPYAPKAPVSIFKAKNVKSIVWPPSNHADDETEKEINPNFVHNTPYSDSSASARESLMMTTNSNINFSNQMRSFEESVSSAKQTPGLPSDTTFGSALMSTSQATSKSEFSVQSQKSQMIQEIASCSVQSFSEKATSEKQNFAMYQTQAASDQIDSNKQITKKDIEKLIESQENQFLPLQSEYNTSNAQKMSQEFAMKQEQINKGYEIKSLNVKQDDKIAEANIQQQTSVFNNYNHPPVFISTETENKESGITAKTSNMKQNQNAPFLKKCNPSENKQNLSAPHTYNPTNPKVQSKTPSKENPKMAGTTKVTNKPTIERGSLIEALTIAPERPYSPLSFHIPNPNYASTSFDQNQMQNSELLQPMPNQNTDNSTYHSDPNQFGQANMQANMFQTSSEASAFKPVSRQTLPPQQPQEFCGVPNYPNQNKDFVLQQQSNTNFSENFSTSISGAHQGFSPITTAECYSTQPNSQNTMVSPILQKSGLHRPDSIPPYQQNLESSHPQIISDSHKAQPTNLGSGQREIPLLQKSEIPQIRTPVPQPQTKFKTETSMSFQPVHDEAQNMSRYSPTNSRPSTPSMINKPAPIIPHYQMNLVTVEHVAPEGRMYKPGSGEVSRSSTPKLRSRSPAPTLPAASNSLKAQAPRIKDSTQRYNVKQCQPSVPPSSSFKKEYDTSFQDNNVKKWLQNQPALVKEEQQSNLEYQTESYNRGNIKEDSMINQNYGQRQMESQNKFEYGSTTVESMKKTFEQFESAQSAKTIEIRQGAVQPSNTYQQNKPTIQPSNYNLKQVFPPPIKETMSPQQNLSFNTTNQNVATFSNQTEVYQPTPYISGANQGPVCDPTPSTGSSVGAAARGKAFGVSSAPKRGRGVLNKAALPGSRVPLCGSCNGNIRGPFITALGRIWCPEHFICVNATCRRQLQDIGFVEENGQLYCEYCFEQYIAPACDKCHAKIKGDCLNAIGKHFHPECFSCVYCQKLFGNNPFFLEDGLPYCEADWNELFTTKCFACGFPVEAGDRWVEALNNNYHSQCFNCTVCKKNLEGQSFFAKGGRPFCKMHAR; from the exons GTTAACGGTGGGAGCGCGGCAGAGCGCGCGGGGCTGCAAGCCGGCGACGCGCTGATCCGCGTCAACAACACCGACGTGTACGCGCTAAGACATCAGGAAGCTCAGGACGCTATCCGAGCTGCTGGCCAAGCACTCGAACTTACCGTACAACG CGGCGGCGGTACCTGGAGGCCATCAGTTACTGCCACAGGCAGTCTCCCTCGCCCAGGCACTCGTCCACTCGGCGCCAGTCCAGTGCCAGTCACGAATACATCACTTAAGGCTACCCCACAGCCTACACGCGCTTTTGGTTCTGGACACAACAGCGTCGCTAAACCTTTCggttat ATGAATGGCAACGACTCCGTGAAGAGCATCGTGAATAAGCAGTACAACACTCCAGTAAACATGTACAGCGACAAGACCATCGCCGAGACACTCTCCGCGCAAACCGAGGTGCTGGCTGGGGGAGTGCTTGG GGTTAACTttaagaaaaatgaaaaaaccTACGACGCCGAGAAGAGTGCCGTCTTCAAAGTGCTGCAGGAGGAACAAAACGATCCGGAGCCAG TAGCCGAAGCGTCGCCGGCCGTGCGGCACGtggccgcgcccgccgcgccggcGCCCGGCGGCCCCGCGGGCCCCGCCGGCCCCACCGGCCCCACCGGCGGCCTGCCCGTGGGGCAGAACATCTGCGAGGAGTGCGAGCGCCTCATCAC CGGCGTGTTCGTGCGCATCAAGGACAAGAACATGCACGTGGAGTGCTTCAAGTGCTCCACGTGCGGCTCGTCGCTCAAGAACCAGGGCTACTACAACATCAACGGCAAGCTGTACTGCGACATACACGCCAAGCTCGTCGCGCGCCAGAACCCCCCCGCCGCCAACCTGGAGCCCGTCACCGTGCCGCC CGGTGGCCGAGTTCCGAGCAACGCCTACTCGACGCCGCTGCCCCCGCTGGCGACCAGCACCTACACCAACGGCTCGTCGTCCATGTTCAGC CCGTCCAGCACGCTGTCGGGGCCCAAGCCGTTCGGCTCGTCGGTCGGCTCCGCGTACTCGCCGGCGTCGCTGTCGCCGCGCTCGGCGCCGCTGTCCCCCGCGCGGCCCGCCGGGCCCCCCGCCGGGCCCCCCGCCGGCGCCCCCGGAGCGCCCTACGCCCCCA AGGCCCCAGTTTCCATTTTTAAAG CTAAAAACGTAAAAAGCATTGTGTGGCCCCCATCAAATCACGCAGATGACGAAACCGAGAAAGAGATAAATCCTAATTTTGTTCATAACACACCTTACAGCGATTCATCTGCCTCCGCTAGAGAATCATTAATGATGACaacaaatagcaatattaaCTTCTCAAACCAAATGAGGTCATTCGAGGAAAGTGTATCCTCAGCCAAACAAACTCCAGGACTCCCTTCAGACACTACCTTTGGATCGGCTTTGATGTCTACTTCGCAAGCCACTTCTAAATCAGAGTTTTCAGTGCAAAGTCAAAAATCACAAATGATACAAGAGATTGCAAGTTGTAGTGTTCAATCGTTTTCCGAAAAAGCCACATCTGAAAAACAGAACTTTGCGATGTACCAAACGCAAGCAGCCTCTGACCAAATTGACAGTAACAAGCAAATTACGAAGAAGGATATCGAAAAATTAATTGAGTCCCAAGAAAATCAATTCCTTCCTTTACAGAGTGAATATAATACATCTAATGCACAAAAAATGTCACAGGAATTCGCGATGAAACAAGAACAAATCAATAAGGgctatgaaataaaatcattaaatgttAAACAAGACGATAAAATCGCAGAAGCAAACATACAACAACAGACATccgttttcaataattataatcaccCACCAGTTTTTATTTCCACTGAAACAGAAAACAAAGAAAGCGGCATTACAGCCAAAACCAGCAATATGAAACAGAACCAAAACGCtccctttttaaaaaaatgtaacccatctgaaaataaacaaaatctgtcTGCGCCTCATACTTATAATCCAACTAATCCAAAAGTTCAATCCAAAACACCGTCCAAAGAAAACCCTAAAATGGCAGGTACTacaaaagtaacaaataaacCTACGATTGAAAGGGGATCATTGATAGAAGCTCTTACAATAGCTCCGGAGAGACCATATAGCCCTTTATCTTTTCATATACCGAATCCGAATTACGCCTCAACTTCTTTTGATCAAAATCAAATGCAAAATTCTGAACTTTTACAACCAATGCCAAACCAGAACACTGATAACTCGACCTATCACTCTGATCCAAATCAATTTGGCCAAGCAAATATGCAAGCTAATATGTTCCAAACATCTTCTGAAGCATCCGCTTTTAAACCAGTAAGCAGACAAACGCTTCCACCGCAACAACCTCAAGAGTTTTGTGGAGTGCCTAATTATCCTAATCAAAATAAAGACTTTGTTTTGCAACAACAATCTAATACCAATTTTTCGGAAAACTTTTCTACTAGTATTTCCGGCGCACACCAAGGCTTTTCACCAATAACTACTGCTGAATGCTATAGTACACAGCCGAATTCGCAGAATACAATGGTTTCTcctatattacaaaaatcagGTTTACATAGACCGGATAGTATTCCTCCTTATCAACAAAATCTAGAAAGTTCACACCCTCAGATAATATCAGACTCACACAAAGCTCAGCCAACAAATCTTGGCAGTGGACAACGAGAGATCCCTCTACTGCAGAAATCTGAAATACCTCAGATTAGAACACCGGTGCCACAACCTCAAACTAAGTTTAAAACCGAAACCTCTATGTCATTTCAGCCTGTTCACGATGAAGCACAAAATATGTCAAGATATTCACCAACCAATAGTCGTCCAAGCACACCTAGTATGATTAATAAGCCTGCGCCAATAATACCTCATTATCAAATGAATTTAGTTACCGTAGAGCATGTTGCTCCCGAAGGTCGAATGTATAAACCTGGTAGTGGAGAAGTTAGCCGTTCTTCAACACCTAAATTGAGAAGCCGTTCACCAGCTCCTACGCTCCCAGCAGCTTCTAATTCCTTAAAAGCACAAGCTCCTCGAATAAAAGACTCAACACAAAGATATAACGTTAAACAATGCCAGCCTTCTGTACCACCAAgttcatcatttaaaaaagaatatgatACAAGCTTTCaagataataatgtaaaaaaatggctCCAAAATCAACCAGCGCTTGTAAAGGAAGAACAACAATCTAATTTAGAATACCAAACTGAATCATATAACAGAGGTAATATTAAAGAAGATTCTATGATAAACCAAAATTATGGTCAGAGGCAAATGgaatcacaaaataaatttgaatacggTAGTACTACTGTTGAATCtatgaaaaaaacttttgaacaaTTTGAAAGCGCGCAATCCGcaaaaacaatagaaataagACAAGGCGCAGTACAACCTTCTAATACATATCAACAAAACAAACCTACAATTCAACCATccaattataacttaaaacagGTCTTTCCTCCTCCCATCAAGGAAACCATGTCACCCCAgcaaaatttatcttttaatactaCTAACCAAAATGTTGCCACCTTTAGTAATCAAACTGAAGTTTATCAACCGACTCCTTATATATCTGGTGCTAACCAAGGTCCAGTGTGTGATCCTACCCCGTCGACAGGTTCCAGTGTAGGAGCTGCCGCTCGTGGCAAAGCTTTTGGTGTATCATCAGCCCCAAAAAGGGGGCGAGGAGTATTAAACAAAGCTGCTCTACCTGGGTCTCGTGTTCCTCTTTGTGGCTCGTGCAATGGAAATATTAG GGGTCCATTCATCACTGCTCTGGGTCGCATATGGTGCCCCGAACACTTCATCTGCGTTAACGCCACCTGCCGACGTCAGTTGCAAGACATTGGCTTTGTGGAAGAAAATGGCCAGCTTTATTGCGAGTATTGTTTCGAACAATACATCGCTCCGGCTTGCGACAAATGCCATGCTAAGATTAAAGGA GATTGCTTAAACGCGATCGGCAAACACTTCCACCCAGAGTGCTTCAGCTGCGTCTATTGTCAAAAACTCTTTGGAAACAATCCGTTCTTTTTAGAAGATGGATTACCTTACTGCGAAGCAG ACTGGAACGAGCTCTTTACGACGAAATGTTTCGCCTGCGGGTTCCCCGTGGAGGCGGGCGACAGGTGGGTCGAGGCGCTCAACAATAACTACCACAGTCAGTGCTTCAACTGCACG
- the LOC113393389 gene encoding PDZ and LIM domain protein Zasp isoform X6 encodes MAQLITVRLNKSDQQPLGFRLQGGKDFGTPLVVQKVNGGSAAERAGLQAGDALIRVNNTDVYALRHQEAQDAIRAAGQALELTVQRGGGTWRPSVTATGSLPRPGTRPLGASPVPVTNTSLKATPQPTRAFGSGHNSVAKPFGYMNGNDSVKSIVNKQYNTPVNMYSDKTIAETLSAQTEVLAGGVLGVNFKKNEKTYDAEKSAVFKVLQEEQNDPEPVAEASPAVRHVAAPAAPAPGGPAGPAGPTGPTGGLPVGQNICEECERLITGVFVRIKDKNMHVECFKCSTCGSSLKNQGYYNINGKLYCDIHAKLVARQNPPAANLEPVTVPPGGRVPSNAYSTPLPPLATSTYTNGSSSMFSPSSTLSGPKPFGSSVGSAYSPASLSPRSAPLSPARPAGPPAGPPAGAPGAPYAPINETQSVSSPHKTEFKSPAEERLIRKMAKMALNGYEIGIQRKIKPADHIQSMADKIQDTVVTKHPLNTDNLPSGENSRENTLKRPGNKGFDRSFKLDSNIQNTPSANIFCLTNSLNANPSNTHMPVPPPLPTTPVPTFHTQNSPIANILNNIATKNSDSGAKVNNVSIHDLQISNNDKSQNGGYSSSDDSHKDKYEQNYNNSLKNKTRCKDKPISDLKPEITFSNTLSKKKLFERPDTFNDSSYIDTVCKISDKSNNSIFDKDYSNKNKDLENNEAPDDSYKNLMNNDENTKKISNNLHDNTLYTYKSAKSNGANISNGNNINNKIDILADQTKTCKSTEDFENKDNSEEVIVRRREKKNMRNDDGRRDSHIVARPLSTMTSVDVAEGQYPICHKCDKAITRGPFITALGRIWCPEHFICVNATCRRQLQDIGFVEENGQLYCEYCFEQYIAPACDKCHAKIKGDCLNAIGKHFHPECFSCVYCQKLFGNNPFFLEDGLPYCEADWNELFTTKCFACGFPVEAGDRWVEALNNNYHSQCFNCTVCKKNLEGQSFFAKGGRPFCKMHAR; translated from the exons GTTAACGGTGGGAGCGCGGCAGAGCGCGCGGGGCTGCAAGCCGGCGACGCGCTGATCCGCGTCAACAACACCGACGTGTACGCGCTAAGACATCAGGAAGCTCAGGACGCTATCCGAGCTGCTGGCCAAGCACTCGAACTTACCGTACAACG CGGCGGCGGTACCTGGAGGCCATCAGTTACTGCCACAGGCAGTCTCCCTCGCCCAGGCACTCGTCCACTCGGCGCCAGTCCAGTGCCAGTCACGAATACATCACTTAAGGCTACCCCACAGCCTACACGCGCTTTTGGTTCTGGACACAACAGCGTCGCTAAACCTTTCggttat ATGAATGGCAACGACTCCGTGAAGAGCATCGTGAATAAGCAGTACAACACTCCAGTAAACATGTACAGCGACAAGACCATCGCCGAGACACTCTCCGCGCAAACCGAGGTGCTGGCTGGGGGAGTGCTTGG GGTTAACTttaagaaaaatgaaaaaaccTACGACGCCGAGAAGAGTGCCGTCTTCAAAGTGCTGCAGGAGGAACAAAACGATCCGGAGCCAG TAGCCGAAGCGTCGCCGGCCGTGCGGCACGtggccgcgcccgccgcgccggcGCCCGGCGGCCCCGCGGGCCCCGCCGGCCCCACCGGCCCCACCGGCGGCCTGCCCGTGGGGCAGAACATCTGCGAGGAGTGCGAGCGCCTCATCAC CGGCGTGTTCGTGCGCATCAAGGACAAGAACATGCACGTGGAGTGCTTCAAGTGCTCCACGTGCGGCTCGTCGCTCAAGAACCAGGGCTACTACAACATCAACGGCAAGCTGTACTGCGACATACACGCCAAGCTCGTCGCGCGCCAGAACCCCCCCGCCGCCAACCTGGAGCCCGTCACCGTGCCGCC CGGTGGCCGAGTTCCGAGCAACGCCTACTCGACGCCGCTGCCCCCGCTGGCGACCAGCACCTACACCAACGGCTCGTCGTCCATGTTCAGC CCGTCCAGCACGCTGTCGGGGCCCAAGCCGTTCGGCTCGTCGGTCGGCTCCGCGTACTCGCCGGCGTCGCTGTCGCCGCGCTCGGCGCCGCTGTCCCCCGCGCGGCCCGCCGGGCCCCCCGCCGGGCCCCCCGCCGGCGCCCCCGGAGCGCCCTACGCCCCCA TTAACGAAACACAGTCTGTGAGCAGTCCACATAAGACAGAATTCAAAAGTCCAGCCGAAGAACGCTTGATAAGGAAAATGGCGAAAATGGCACTAAATGGATATGAAATAGGGATTCAAAGGAAAATAAAACCTGCTGATCATATTCAATCAATGGCCGATAAAATCCAAGATACTGTAGTAACAAAGCATCCTCTTAACACAGACAATTTACCTTCCGGTGAAAATAGTCGAGAAAATACTTTAAAGCGTCCTGGAAACAAAGGTTTCGATAGAAGCTTCAAGTTAGACAGCAACATACAAAACACACCCagtgcaaatattttttgtcttacaAATTCTTTAAATGCAAATCCTAGTAACACCCATATGCCCGTACCTCCGCCTCTTCCCACTACTCCTGTTCCAACATTTCACACTCAAAACTCACCCATtgcgaatatattaaataatatagcgACAAAAAATTCCGACTCGGGTGCAAAAGTTAATAATGTAAGCATTCATGACTTGCAAATATCTAACAATGATAAATCTCAGAACGGTGGATATTCCAGCAGCGATGACTCGcataaagataaatatgaaCAAAACTATAATAACAGCCTCAAAAATAAGACACGCTGTAAAGACAAACCCATTTCTGATTTAAAACCTGAAATTACCTTTTCGAACACATTAAGTAAGAAAAAGTTATTTGAAAGACCTGATACTTTCAACGACTCTTCTTATATAGACACTGTTTGTAAAATTTCGGATAAAAGCAACAACAGTATTTTTGACAaagattattcaaataaaaataaagatcttGAAAACAATGAAGCCCCTGACGacagttataaaaatttaatgaacaatgatgagaatacgaaaaaaatatcaaataatttgcaTGATAACACTTTATACACTTACAAGTCGGCAAAATCAAACGGTGCCAATATAAGTAAtggtaataacataaataacaaaattgatattttggCCGACCAAACGAAAACTTGCAAAAGTACAgaagattttgaaaataaagataaCTCTGAAGAAGTTATCGTAAGACGcagagaaaagaaaaatatgagGAACGATGACGGTAGAAGAGATTCTCATATCGTTGCCCGACCACTGAGCACCATGACTTCCGTGGATGTCGCAGAAGGGCAATACCCAATATGTCATAAATGTGACAAAGCCATAACAAG GGGTCCATTCATCACTGCTCTGGGTCGCATATGGTGCCCCGAACACTTCATCTGCGTTAACGCCACCTGCCGACGTCAGTTGCAAGACATTGGCTTTGTGGAAGAAAATGGCCAGCTTTATTGCGAGTATTGTTTCGAACAATACATCGCTCCGGCTTGCGACAAATGCCATGCTAAGATTAAAGGA GATTGCTTAAACGCGATCGGCAAACACTTCCACCCAGAGTGCTTCAGCTGCGTCTATTGTCAAAAACTCTTTGGAAACAATCCGTTCTTTTTAGAAGATGGATTACCTTACTGCGAAGCAG ACTGGAACGAGCTCTTTACGACGAAATGTTTCGCCTGCGGGTTCCCCGTGGAGGCGGGCGACAGGTGGGTCGAGGCGCTCAACAATAACTACCACAGTCAGTGCTTCAACTGCACG